A single genomic interval of Nonomuraea rubra harbors:
- a CDS encoding GntR family transcriptional regulator translates to MLDRGGPRPLYKQVADLVRGQIERGELKAGDPLPSEATFEKTYEIARTTARRVARDLREQGLAFTIRGEGSYVGSPGTPRSPRKLPIYQKIAAEVVERIQRGEIPPNKAIPGEKAMMRQYGVAKVTARQAVAHLRELGWVITVPYRGTFVTDREKWPINPGS, encoded by the coding sequence GTGCTAGATCGTGGGGGCCCGAGGCCCCTCTACAAGCAGGTCGCCGATCTGGTCCGTGGTCAGATCGAACGCGGTGAGCTCAAGGCCGGCGATCCTCTGCCCAGCGAGGCGACGTTCGAGAAGACGTACGAGATCGCCCGGACGACTGCGCGGCGGGTGGCGCGGGATCTGCGGGAGCAGGGGCTGGCGTTCACGATTCGGGGTGAGGGCTCGTACGTGGGGTCGCCTGGGACGCCTCGGTCACCCAGGAAACTGCCCATTTATCAGAAGATCGCCGCAGAGGTCGTCGAACGGATCCAGCGCGGTGAGATTCCGCCGAACAAGGCTATTCCTGGCGAGAAGGCGATGATGCGGCAATATGGCGTCGCGAAGGTGACAGCCCGGCAGGCCGTTGCGCATCTCAGGGAGCTGGGGTGGGTGATCACGGTGCCATATCGGGGCACATTCGTAACTGACCGCGAAAAATGGCCCATAAATCCGGGTTCTTAA
- the radC gene encoding RadC family protein has product MRVKDLSERDRPRERLMSNGAAALADRELLAVLLGSGFRGASALDLATQVIETCGDLDGLSRSDPHRLITMRGIGPAKAARVAAAFHLVRRAEAWPERERITSTSDLAHACAPLLRDRKHERLVMVVCDTRGRILKRAVLTEGGSDHTVMPIREVITEVLTSGGAMFGLAHNHPGGSLDPSREDLEATARLLEAAQTVELRLLDHLIIADESWRRIPL; this is encoded by the coding sequence ATGCGAGTCAAAGACCTGTCCGAACGTGACCGGCCGCGCGAACGGCTCATGTCCAACGGTGCCGCCGCGCTGGCGGACCGGGAACTGCTGGCCGTGCTGCTCGGTTCCGGATTTCGTGGGGCGAGCGCCCTCGACCTGGCCACACAGGTGATCGAGACCTGTGGAGACCTCGATGGTCTCAGCCGTTCTGACCCGCACCGGTTAATCACCATGCGCGGCATCGGTCCCGCCAAGGCCGCACGAGTTGCGGCGGCCTTCCATCTCGTACGCCGTGCGGAGGCGTGGCCCGAACGGGAGCGCATCACCAGCACGTCGGATCTGGCCCATGCATGTGCTCCGCTGCTGCGCGACCGGAAGCATGAGCGGCTGGTCATGGTGGTGTGCGACACCCGCGGGCGAATCCTGAAGCGTGCGGTGCTTACCGAGGGCGGGAGCGATCACACCGTCATGCCGATCCGTGAGGTGATCACTGAAGTGCTCACCTCCGGCGGGGCGATGTTCGGTCTTGCCCACAATCATCCTGGTGGGTCTCTCGACCCCAGCCGGGAGGATCTGGAAGCGACGGCCAGGCTTCTCGAGGCCGCGCAGACGGTCGAGTTGCGGCTGCTCGATCACCTCATCATCGCGGACGAGTCCTGGAGGCGAATTCCCCTGTAA
- a CDS encoding GntR family transcriptional regulator, with protein sequence MLNREGDTYLYLQISEVLRSRITAELAPGDPVISEAEIQREFKVARTTARRAIRVLRNQGLVHTRQGEGTFVNAPGQAGPLGRRAPFYRHIAGEIRERIKRNEFVARQQIPSEVELVREYGAARETVRRAIALLREEGWVYSIPHRGSYVSPKEQWPG encoded by the coding sequence GTGCTGAATCGCGAGGGTGACACCTACCTTTATCTCCAGATCAGCGAAGTCCTCAGATCGCGTATCACCGCAGAGCTTGCGCCGGGAGATCCCGTGATCAGCGAGGCGGAGATCCAGCGGGAGTTCAAGGTCGCGCGCACGACCGCGCGCCGGGCGATCCGGGTGCTGCGGAACCAGGGGCTGGTCCATACGCGGCAGGGAGAGGGAACGTTCGTCAACGCTCCCGGGCAGGCAGGGCCCTTGGGGCGGCGGGCGCCGTTCTATCGGCACATCGCCGGCGAAATCCGGGAGCGGATAAAACGGAACGAGTTCGTGGCACGGCAGCAGATTCCGAGTGAGGTTGAGCTGGTGCGGGAGTACGGTGCCGCTCGTGAGACCGTGCGGCGTGCCATTGCGCTGCTGCGTGAAGAGGGGTGGGTGTACAGCATCCCGCATCGAGGGAGTTATGTCTCGCCCAAGGAGCAATGGCCTGGTTGA